A stretch of the Massilia varians genome encodes the following:
- a CDS encoding acyltransferase family protein: MHSLNIQYNPRIDQLRWLAATLVFLFHFYLEYAGAGGARLGGPWTALITEGHTGVGLFFTLSGFLFMQIALHQHGAGREIVYRDFLRNRVLRIVPLYLVIFLVATSIGRDKFAPQDLLYLFVSNLGLAPTSGTVITGAAWTISLEFLFYMVFPFLARFTIERGLAYLGGWLVLMAFFKVAAYTVNENSTLMYFSTWVGRFDQFLIGMAAAMLYARWRNALPRWAPLLLVASVVLVLWDTALMHRIAPFGATPRSAFWIVWPTLESVGWAALILAWVSFAPRLPTALERALSQGGKISFSFYLLHMGLLHVFASRIGLVAPTGVVWLDAAIMLAVAYGATWALSTLCYHIVEEPFLRMRRNYGGHRVQAAQAEVH, from the coding sequence ATGCATTCCCTGAACATCCAGTACAACCCGCGCATCGACCAGTTGCGCTGGCTCGCCGCCACCCTGGTATTCCTGTTCCATTTCTACCTCGAATACGCCGGCGCCGGCGGCGCGCGCCTCGGCGGGCCGTGGACGGCCCTGATCACCGAAGGGCACACCGGCGTCGGCCTGTTCTTCACGCTGTCGGGCTTCCTGTTCATGCAGATCGCCCTGCACCAGCACGGGGCAGGGCGCGAGATCGTTTACCGCGATTTTCTGCGCAACCGCGTGCTGCGCATCGTGCCGCTCTACCTCGTCATCTTCCTGGTCGCCACCTCGATCGGCCGCGACAAGTTCGCGCCCCAGGACCTGCTCTACCTGTTCGTCTCGAACCTCGGCCTGGCGCCGACCTCGGGCACGGTGATCACCGGCGCGGCCTGGACCATCTCGCTGGAATTCCTGTTCTACATGGTCTTCCCCTTCCTGGCGCGCTTCACGATCGAGCGCGGCCTGGCCTACCTGGGCGGCTGGCTGGTGCTGATGGCCTTCTTCAAGGTGGCGGCTTATACGGTCAACGAGAACAGCACCCTGATGTATTTCAGCACCTGGGTCGGCCGCTTCGACCAGTTCCTGATCGGGATGGCGGCGGCCATGCTGTACGCCCGCTGGCGCAACGCACTGCCGCGCTGGGCGCCGCTGCTGCTGGTGGCGAGCGTGGTCCTGGTGCTGTGGGATACCGCCCTGATGCACCGCATCGCCCCCTTCGGCGCGACGCCACGCTCGGCCTTCTGGATTGTCTGGCCGACCCTGGAAAGCGTCGGCTGGGCGGCGCTGATCCTGGCCTGGGTCTCGTTCGCCCCGCGCCTGCCCACAGCGCTCGAACGTGCGCTGAGCCAGGGCGGCAAGATCAGCTTTTCCTTCTATCTGCTGCATATGGGCCTGCTGCACGTGTTCGCGTCCCGCATTGGCCTGGTCGCGCCCACCGGCGTGGTCTGGCTCGATGCGGCCATCATGCTGGCGGTCGCCTACGGCGCCACCTGGGCGCTGTCGACGCTGTGCTACCACATCGTCGAGGAGCCGTTCCTGCGCATGCGCCGCAATTACGGAGGCCACCGTGTGCAGGCGGCCCAGGCCGAGGTGCATTGA
- a CDS encoding DUF4214 domain-containing protein, with protein MADANTTAIQKLYISYFSRPADYAGLEYWKGQLASNPNALQELSRQFSVSKEYLDTYAGLDTRGKVAEVYDNLFGRQAEAAGIDYWANLLNNNQITLDNMVTQIAAGAQGTDQFAYNAKVAAASSFTERLDLPNERTAYSGTAANKIAVDWITGIKDLQSAASAMDPGVIDTVIARIVGSGTSGFEDMGGVYM; from the coding sequence ATGGCAGATGCAAACACCACCGCGATACAGAAACTCTATATTTCTTATTTCAGCCGTCCGGCTGATTACGCGGGCCTGGAATACTGGAAGGGCCAACTGGCCAGCAATCCGAATGCGCTACAGGAACTGTCGCGCCAATTCTCCGTCTCCAAGGAATACCTCGACACCTATGCCGGCCTGGATACCCGCGGCAAGGTCGCCGAAGTGTACGACAACCTGTTCGGCCGTCAGGCGGAAGCGGCCGGCATCGACTACTGGGCCAATCTGCTCAACAACAATCAGATCACCCTCGACAACATGGTGACCCAGATCGCCGCCGGCGCCCAGGGCACCGACCAGTTCGCCTACAACGCGAAAGTCGCGGCAGCGAGCTCGTTCACCGAGCGCCTGGACCTGCCGAACGAACGGACCGCCTACTCGGGTACGGCCGCCAACAAGATCGCGGTGGACTGGATTACCGGGATCAAGGACCTGCAGTCGGCTGCGAGCGCGATGGACCCGGGCGTCATCGATACGGTGATCGCGCGCATCGTCGGCTCCGGCACGTCTGGCTTCGAGGATATGGGTGGTGTGTATATGTGA
- a CDS encoding sulfurtransferase produces the protein MYVNIAAYKFVTLDNLEELRPQYQALCNELGLKGTVLLTPEGINMFLSGTREHIDQYLAWVRSDARLADLEWKESLSNEQSHKRMLVKIKKEIITMRMPLIKPELGRAPSVDPKTLKRWLDQGHDDEGVPVVMMETRNAFEVDVGTFQNTLDYRIDKFTEFPEVAAQHKDELAGKTVVTFCTGGIRCEKAAIHMKNIGYDRVYQLDGGILKYFEEVGGEHYQGDCFVFDYRTALNPKLEPTETTQCFACRAVVTPRQQLSPDYVPGVSCPQCAPGARAQGAEGMGAAQGAAYPI, from the coding sequence ATGTACGTCAATATCGCCGCCTACAAATTCGTCACCCTCGACAATCTCGAAGAACTGCGCCCGCAATACCAGGCGCTGTGCAACGAACTCGGCCTCAAGGGCACTGTCCTCTTGACCCCGGAAGGCATCAACATGTTCCTGTCGGGTACGCGCGAGCACATCGACCAGTACCTCGCCTGGGTCCGCAGCGACGCGCGCCTGGCCGATCTGGAGTGGAAGGAAAGCCTGTCGAACGAGCAGTCGCACAAGCGCATGCTGGTGAAGATCAAGAAGGAAATCATCACGATGCGCATGCCGCTCATCAAGCCGGAACTCGGCCGCGCGCCGTCGGTCGATCCGAAGACGCTCAAGCGCTGGCTCGACCAGGGCCACGACGACGAGGGCGTGCCGGTGGTGATGATGGAAACCCGCAATGCCTTCGAGGTGGACGTCGGCACCTTCCAGAACACGCTGGACTACCGCATCGACAAGTTCACGGAATTTCCCGAGGTGGCCGCGCAGCACAAGGATGAGCTGGCCGGCAAGACGGTGGTGACTTTCTGCACCGGCGGCATCCGCTGCGAGAAGGCCGCGATCCACATGAAGAACATCGGCTACGACCGCGTCTACCAGCTCGACGGCGGCATCCTCAAGTACTTCGAGGAAGTCGGCGGCGAGCACTACCAGGGCGACTGCTTCGTGTTCGATTACCGCACCGCGCTCAACCCGAAGCTGGAACCGACCGAAACCACCCAGTGCTTCGCCTGCCGCGCCGTGGTGACGCCGCGCCAGCAGCTGTCACCAGACTACGTGCCGGGCGTGTCCTGCCCGCAGTGCGCCCCGGGGGCACGCGCCCAGGGTGCCGAGGGGATGGGCGCCGCGCAGGGCGCGGCCTACCCGATCTGA
- a CDS encoding FecR family protein, with the protein MRKLLVAALLACAAHAAHADAGKIIFVAGNAKAGEQAAREGAAVAEGQLLSTGSDGFIYVKTVDNGLFILRPNTRARIVTYHIDQKNPANTRIKLELLSGVARSKSGEAVKLARQNFRFNTPVAAIGVRGTDFTVFTDDETSRVAVISGGVVVSGFGGACRPDGAGPCEGETSRELSAAQRGQLVQVRRGQAAQVLQSSPLSPDQVSPPRADEPLAKSATSTVPAQSASVEAMKNAGLNTVIEKLANTAPPPNPGTTPPDRGTPGPPVTMPPPVIEVPTNLPDRTAIWGRWQGVLDRHAAIDLAQERKDNELLGFSGYFALFRSPGKEYVAPNNGTVGFSLRGSEAYVTTEYGFGNTVVAPASLSNGSLNLDFGARTFNAAMNVATTTDLVHLRADGTVTGDGRLYSNDPGGRHGILNLQGVLSNDRGGSAATIFEGRLDDRRTVNGAATWR; encoded by the coding sequence TTGCGAAAATTATTAGTGGCTGCACTGCTTGCATGCGCCGCGCACGCTGCCCACGCCGATGCAGGCAAGATCATCTTCGTCGCCGGCAACGCCAAGGCCGGCGAGCAGGCCGCCCGTGAAGGCGCGGCGGTTGCGGAAGGGCAGCTGCTGAGCACCGGCAGCGATGGTTTCATCTACGTGAAGACCGTCGACAACGGCCTGTTCATCCTGCGTCCGAACACCCGGGCGCGCATCGTCACCTACCATATCGACCAGAAGAATCCGGCCAACACCCGCATCAAGCTCGAACTGCTCAGCGGCGTTGCGCGCAGCAAGTCGGGCGAGGCGGTCAAGCTGGCGCGCCAGAACTTCCGTTTCAACACGCCGGTGGCGGCGATCGGCGTGCGCGGCACCGACTTTACCGTGTTCACCGACGACGAAACCTCGCGCGTCGCCGTCATTTCCGGCGGCGTCGTGGTGAGCGGCTTCGGCGGCGCCTGCCGTCCCGATGGCGCCGGCCCCTGCGAAGGCGAGACCAGCCGCGAGCTGAGCGCGGCCCAGCGCGGCCAGCTGGTGCAGGTGCGGCGCGGCCAGGCCGCCCAGGTATTGCAGAGCAGCCCGCTGTCGCCGGACCAGGTGTCGCCGCCCCGCGCCGACGAGCCGCTGGCCAAGAGCGCCACGAGCACGGTGCCGGCCCAGTCCGCCAGTGTCGAGGCCATGAAGAACGCCGGATTGAATACGGTGATCGAGAAGCTTGCCAACACCGCCCCGCCGCCCAACCCCGGCACGACGCCTCCCGACCGCGGCACCCCGGGGCCGCCGGTCACCATGCCGCCGCCGGTGATCGAAGTGCCGACCAATCTGCCGGACCGCACGGCAATCTGGGGCCGCTGGCAAGGGGTGCTCGACCGTCACGCGGCCATCGACCTGGCGCAAGAACGCAAGGACAACGAGTTGCTCGGCTTTTCAGGTTATTTCGCCTTGTTCCGCTCGCCGGGCAAGGAGTATGTCGCGCCGAATAACGGGACCGTCGGTTTCTCGCTGCGCGGCAGTGAAGCCTATGTCACGACGGAATATGGTTTTGGTAATACGGTCGTGGCGCCGGCAAGCTTGTCGAATGGCTCCCTGAATCTCGATTTCGGTGCGCGGACGTTTAATGCCGCGATGAATGTGGCAACGACCACGGACCTGGTGCACCTGCGTGCCGATGGCACGGTGACGGGCGACGGTCGTCTCTACAGCAATGATCCGGGTGGGCGCCATGGGATACTCAATTTACAGGGTGTCTTGAGTAATGACCGTGGTGGGAGCGCGGCAACCATTTTCGAAGGCCGCCTGGATGACAGGCGCACGGTGAATGGCGCTGCGACCTGGCGCTGA
- a CDS encoding DUF4214 domain-containing protein: protein MAIVTAHVNAVQQLYVAYFNRPADYAGLDYWTNVVAAQKGSTAAVSAAFAAEAEYKTAYANMTNAQVVNQVYQNLFGRPAEAAGQNYWADLLDRKVITIDKVVAEISKGAQTTDKTAYENKVAGATAFSAALDTKAEQDGYRGAEANKLAKAFITSITTDASLTVATAPATLNATVAKVVIAGTPFTLQSGLQALQAANEAKTAFLDAADGKVDQKLVTEASITDKVTTTTAAIDTYIAGYSATSSAAVKAALLADKVAANTSTLAAAQMKVAEDQVAIAKVAGLTNAIAADAAAEAALTAAQNALKLATADQAAKEAAFESLNGGTNITINANGTVAGLIKLDSAGKLVLDSSAVTETAKPGVTALLAAVTANQAAIKALDAAVKAEAATTATVNYLDVTAGSAEAIALADVKAAMTNVTVATGSMPTLEQIAAEQQILDAKAAADATVKPAADAFKLKVDAYKAVYADNKLVSTLAADQKTVTDTAKSIEDFTKAVADMNKAIDVAAQLTAVNAAITGAQQAFVDNGMLAPVTLDATMKIATDGNDIYQVGTANAQSIALFGLQGTDSLFIGSKYTLNTTAKYDAATGKITGGNDGALEAFIFQDGVNTKVVLEKSVFGSSAAAPEVITITLTGVTSTEVTLSNGIITG from the coding sequence ATGGCAATCGTCACCGCACACGTCAATGCTGTTCAGCAACTGTACGTCGCATACTTCAACCGTCCTGCTGACTATGCTGGCCTGGACTACTGGACCAACGTTGTTGCAGCTCAGAAGGGCTCGACCGCTGCTGTGTCGGCTGCTTTCGCTGCTGAAGCCGAGTACAAGACCGCCTACGCCAACATGACCAATGCTCAGGTCGTGAACCAGGTGTACCAGAACCTGTTCGGCCGTCCTGCAGAAGCCGCTGGCCAGAACTACTGGGCCGACCTGCTGGACCGTAAAGTCATCACCATCGACAAGGTCGTCGCTGAAATCTCGAAGGGCGCACAGACCACCGACAAGACTGCCTACGAAAACAAAGTCGCTGGCGCAACCGCTTTCAGCGCTGCCCTGGACACCAAGGCTGAGCAAGACGGCTACCGCGGCGCAGAAGCCAACAAGCTGGCCAAGGCCTTCATCACCAGCATCACCACCGATGCATCGCTGACCGTCGCTACCGCACCGGCAACCCTGAACGCCACCGTGGCGAAAGTCGTCATCGCCGGCACCCCGTTCACCCTGCAGTCGGGCCTGCAAGCTCTGCAAGCTGCAAACGAAGCCAAGACCGCGTTCCTGGACGCCGCCGACGGCAAAGTGGACCAGAAACTGGTGACCGAAGCCTCGATCACCGACAAGGTCACCACCACCACCGCCGCCATCGACACCTACATCGCTGGCTACTCGGCCACCTCGTCGGCTGCCGTGAAAGCTGCCCTGCTGGCTGATAAGGTCGCTGCTAACACCAGCACCCTGGCTGCTGCTCAAATGAAAGTGGCTGAAGACCAGGTCGCTATCGCCAAGGTCGCTGGCCTGACCAACGCCATCGCTGCCGACGCCGCTGCCGAAGCTGCCCTGACCGCAGCCCAGAACGCGCTGAAGCTGGCTACCGCTGACCAGGCTGCCAAGGAAGCCGCTTTCGAATCGCTGAACGGCGGCACCAACATCACCATCAACGCCAACGGCACCGTCGCTGGCCTGATCAAGCTGGATTCGGCTGGCAAGCTGGTCCTGGATAGCTCGGCTGTCACCGAAACCGCCAAGCCGGGCGTGACCGCCCTGCTGGCAGCCGTGACCGCCAACCAGGCTGCCATCAAGGCCCTGGACGCCGCTGTCAAGGCCGAAGCCGCAACCACCGCGACCGTGAACTACCTGGACGTGACCGCCGGCAGCGCCGAAGCGATCGCCCTGGCCGATGTCAAGGCAGCGATGACTAATGTTACCGTCGCAACCGGTTCGATGCCGACCCTGGAGCAGATCGCTGCAGAACAGCAGATCCTGGACGCCAAGGCTGCCGCTGACGCGACCGTCAAGCCTGCCGCTGATGCATTCAAGCTGAAAGTCGACGCATACAAGGCTGTCTACGCCGACAACAAGCTGGTCAGCACCCTGGCCGCCGACCAGAAGACCGTCACCGACACCGCCAAGTCGATCGAAGACTTCACCAAGGCCGTCGCCGACATGAACAAGGCAATCGACGTGGCAGCCCAGCTGACCGCAGTCAATGCTGCGATCACTGGCGCACAGCAGGCATTCGTCGACAACGGCATGCTGGCACCGGTCACCCTGGATGCGACCATGAAGATCGCTACCGATGGCAACGACATCTACCAGGTCGGCACCGCCAACGCCCAGTCGATCGCCCTGTTCGGCCTGCAAGGCACCGACTCGCTGTTCATCGGTTCGAAGTACACCCTGAACACCACCGCCAAGTACGATGCCGCTACCGGCAAGATCACCGGCGGCAACGACGGCGCCCTGGAAGCGTTCATCTTCCAAGACGGCGTCAACACCAAGGTTGTCCTGGAGAAGTCGGTCTTCGGTTCGAGCGCTGCTGCTCCGGAAGTCATCACCATCACCCTGACCGGCGTGACCTCGACCGAAGTCACCCTGTCGAACGGCATCATCACCGGCTAA
- a CDS encoding TolC family outer membrane protein: MPASKKNRKGGAVLRAGALGVLLALAAGGAGAVSLTQAYEAAIKNDPTFRMRYYENESGKENRILGRASLLPQVSGSYSYGKNVADLEYLQFNVLPTKEHPRYTSRSSVVQLRQPLFNMEGIARYRQGKVQAAQSEEAYEAGIDEVSVRVVSAYLDVLFAQDQLELAKVQRDAHLESQKVNQRLFEKGEGTKTDMLETQARLDMAEAQLIESQDNLVAARNTLEGVIGMDPGQLDRLGDNFRPAPIDPVSFEEWRELALARNNTLAASRLAVENARLDINRNRAGHYPRVDFVGAYSKSDSENLTNRGQQQTNRQLGVQVNIPIYQGGAINASTRQAAALYGRAQAELDARTNQILVELRKAHSLVTSSGKKIDALMKAVESGKLLMTATEQSIKGGVRINLDLLNAQQQLFTSQRDLAQARYTYLVGLMRLRAAAGTLQSDSIREIAAYFR; encoded by the coding sequence ATGCCGGCAAGCAAGAAAAACCGCAAGGGCGGCGCGGTCCTGCGCGCCGGCGCGCTGGGCGTCCTGCTGGCGCTGGCCGCCGGCGGCGCCGGCGCGGTATCGCTGACGCAGGCCTACGAGGCGGCCATCAAGAATGACCCGACCTTCCGCATGCGTTACTACGAGAACGAGTCGGGCAAGGAAAACCGGATCCTCGGGCGCGCCAGTCTGCTGCCCCAGGTGTCGGGGAGCTATTCCTACGGCAAGAACGTGGCCGACTTGGAATATCTGCAGTTCAATGTGCTGCCGACCAAGGAGCATCCGCGCTACACCAGCCGCTCGAGCGTCGTCCAGCTGCGCCAGCCGCTGTTCAACATGGAAGGCATCGCACGCTACCGCCAGGGCAAGGTGCAGGCGGCGCAGAGCGAGGAAGCCTACGAGGCGGGCATCGACGAAGTCTCGGTGCGCGTCGTCAGCGCCTACCTGGACGTGCTGTTTGCCCAGGACCAGCTGGAGCTGGCCAAGGTCCAGCGCGATGCGCACCTCGAGAGCCAGAAGGTCAACCAGCGCCTGTTCGAGAAGGGCGAGGGGACCAAGACCGACATGCTGGAGACCCAGGCGCGCCTCGACATGGCGGAGGCGCAGCTGATCGAATCGCAGGACAACCTGGTGGCCGCCCGCAATACGCTGGAAGGCGTGATCGGCATGGACCCGGGCCAGCTGGACCGTCTGGGCGACAACTTCCGTCCCGCGCCGATCGATCCGGTGTCCTTCGAGGAGTGGCGCGAGCTGGCGCTGGCCCGCAACAATACGCTGGCGGCAAGCCGCCTGGCGGTGGAAAACGCGCGCCTGGACATCAACCGCAACCGCGCCGGGCATTATCCGCGCGTGGATTTTGTCGGGGCGTACAGCAAGAGCGACAGCGAAAACCTGACCAACCGCGGGCAGCAGCAGACCAATCGCCAGCTCGGCGTGCAGGTGAATATCCCGATCTACCAGGGCGGAGCGATCAATGCCAGCACGCGCCAGGCGGCGGCCCTGTATGGGCGCGCCCAGGCCGAACTGGATGCGCGCACCAACCAGATCCTGGTCGAGTTGCGAAAAGCCCACAGCCTGGTCACGAGTAGCGGAAAGAAAATCGACGCCTTGATGAAAGCCGTCGAGTCCGGAAAGCTCCTGATGACTGCCACCGAGCAATCTATCAAAGGCGGCGTCCGCATCAACCTCGACCTCCTGAACGCCCAGCAGCAGCTGTTCACCAGCCAGCGCGACCTGGCCCAGGCGCGCTATACCTACCTCGTGGGCCTGATGCGCCTGCGGGCCGCGGCCGGCACCCTGCAGTCGGACTCGATACGCGAGATCGCTGCTTACTTCCGATGA
- a CDS encoding type I secretion system permease/ATPase translates to MKKLLDKKNEIEQALAAFKSTFYTVGVFSAIINLLMLVPSLYMLQVYDRVLASRNEITLLMLTVLMLGAYLFMGGLEVIRSFVLVRVGARFDMVLNKRVYTAAFEQNLKQAGGNAGQALNDLTTLRQFLTGNALFAFFDAPWFPVYLIVIFFFEPSLGVFAVVGTLVLVILAYVNERVTRAPLAEANSMAISASTLATNNLRNAEVIESMGMLPHLMSRWFKLHGKFLGLQADASQKAGTIGAATKFVQTSLQSLVLGFGALLVLENKMTPGMMIAASILVGRALAPVQQVISVWKSWSSTRSSYERLTALLEANPNRAAGMALPKPQGTLTLEAVTAAPPGVKTPIVKNVSFGIVPGDVLGVLGPSGSGKSTLARLLVGVWPAMVGNVRLDGADIYQWNKAELGPHIGYLPQDIELFGGSVSENIARFGEVDPEKVVQAAKRAGVHDMILHFPEGYDTKLGDGGAGLSGGQKQRIALARAMYGDPALIVLDEPNSNLDDAGETALVNAVMDLRQRGKTIILITHRPAAINLTTKLLLMRDGAVHMFGPTPQVLAALQEANKKALEAAQAAQQQAVAQAAAAQAAAQEAAAQAAAARAAAARASGTSAPADATTEEGK, encoded by the coding sequence ATGAAAAAACTTCTGGATAAAAAGAACGAGATCGAACAGGCCCTCGCGGCCTTCAAGAGCACGTTTTATACGGTGGGTGTGTTCAGCGCGATCATCAACCTGTTGATGCTGGTGCCTTCGCTGTACATGCTGCAGGTGTACGACCGCGTGCTGGCAAGCCGTAACGAGATCACGCTGCTGATGCTGACCGTGCTGATGCTGGGCGCCTATCTCTTCATGGGCGGCCTGGAAGTGATCCGCTCCTTCGTCCTGGTCCGTGTCGGGGCGCGCTTCGACATGGTGTTGAACAAGCGCGTCTACACGGCGGCGTTCGAGCAGAACCTGAAGCAGGCGGGCGGCAACGCCGGCCAGGCGCTCAACGACCTGACCACGCTGCGCCAGTTCCTGACCGGTAACGCCCTGTTCGCGTTCTTCGACGCGCCCTGGTTCCCGGTCTACCTGATCGTCATCTTCTTCTTCGAGCCGTCGCTGGGCGTGTTCGCGGTGGTCGGCACCCTGGTCCTGGTGATCCTGGCCTACGTGAACGAGCGCGTGACGCGCGCGCCGCTGGCCGAAGCCAACAGCATGGCGATCTCGGCCAGCACGCTGGCTACCAACAACCTGCGCAATGCCGAAGTCATCGAATCGATGGGCATGCTGCCGCATCTGATGAGCCGGTGGTTCAAGCTGCATGGCAAGTTCCTGGGCCTTCAGGCGGACGCCAGCCAGAAGGCAGGCACCATCGGCGCCGCCACCAAGTTCGTGCAGACGTCGCTGCAGTCGCTGGTGCTCGGTTTCGGCGCGCTCCTGGTTCTCGAGAACAAAATGACGCCGGGTATGATGATCGCCGCTTCGATCCTGGTCGGCCGTGCGCTGGCGCCGGTGCAGCAGGTGATCTCGGTCTGGAAGAGCTGGAGCAGCACCCGCAGCTCCTACGAGCGCCTCACAGCCCTGCTCGAAGCGAATCCCAACCGTGCGGCCGGCATGGCCCTGCCGAAACCGCAGGGCACGCTGACGCTGGAAGCGGTCACCGCGGCGCCGCCGGGCGTGAAGACGCCGATCGTCAAGAACGTCTCGTTCGGCATCGTGCCGGGCGACGTGCTCGGCGTGCTGGGCCCGAGCGGATCCGGCAAGTCGACCCTGGCGCGCCTGCTGGTCGGGGTCTGGCCCGCCATGGTGGGCAACGTGCGCCTCGACGGCGCCGATATCTACCAATGGAACAAGGCCGAACTCGGTCCGCACATCGGCTACCTGCCGCAGGACATCGAGCTGTTTGGCGGCAGCGTCAGCGAGAACATCGCCCGCTTTGGCGAAGTCGATCCGGAAAAAGTGGTGCAGGCGGCCAAGCGCGCCGGCGTGCACGACATGATCCTGCACTTCCCGGAAGGCTACGACACCAAGCTGGGCGACGGCGGCGCCGGCCTGTCCGGCGGCCAGAAACAGCGCATCGCACTGGCCCGCGCCATGTATGGCGACCCGGCGCTGATCGTGCTGGATGAGCCGAATTCCAACCTCGACGATGCCGGTGAAACCGCCCTGGTCAATGCCGTAATGGACCTGCGCCAGCGTGGCAAGACCATCATCCTGATCACGCACCGCCCGGCTGCGATCAACCTGACCACCAAGCTGCTCCTGATGCGTGACGGCGCGGTGCACATGTTCGGCCCGACTCCGCAGGTGCTGGCCGCACTCCAGGAGGCCAACAAGAAGGCCCTCGAGGCGGCGCAGGCTGCGCAGCAGCAGGCAGTGGCCCAGGCGGCGGCGGCGCAGGCGGCGGCCCAGGAAGCGGCAGCCCAGGCGGCAGCGGCCCGGGCAGCGGCGGCGCGCGCGTCCGGCACCTCCGCGCCTGCCGACGCAACGACTGAAGAAGGAAAATAA
- a CDS encoding HlyD family type I secretion periplasmic adaptor subunit codes for MKLIQTKSQALTDVVGQDVPPVEVNTDARAFSRLGWIIVLLGVGGFLLWALLAPLDKGVPLSGTVAKESNRQAVQHQSGGTVQQILVRNGDVVKAGQVLVRMNAVMAQAGVQATESQYLSAVATEARLAAERDGLKKIAFPAELEGRRGDPRVAELISLQNALLASRQASLQSELGALDENIAGLKLQIRGLEESRDSKKEQVAFLKEQLAGMRDLAKEGYVARNRLLDLERTYAQLGGSISEDIGSIGRAQRQVTELSLRKAQRMQDYQKEVRTQLSEVQREAQSQGARLDAQRFELSNVEVKSPADGAVVNLAVFTNGGVVPPGFKMMDIVPTDDPLIVEGHLPTNLVDKVHAGLKVELMFSAFNTNRTPHIEGEVTNVAADRNVDERTGMPYYIVHVKVTPAGARMIAHHKMDIRPGMPVELFVKTGERTMMNYLLKPLMDRAQSSMSED; via the coding sequence ATGAAACTGATTCAAACGAAATCGCAAGCACTGACCGACGTCGTCGGGCAGGATGTGCCGCCGGTCGAGGTCAATACCGATGCCCGCGCCTTCAGTCGCCTCGGCTGGATCATCGTCCTGCTCGGCGTCGGCGGCTTCCTGCTGTGGGCCCTGCTGGCGCCGCTGGACAAGGGCGTGCCCCTGAGCGGCACCGTGGCCAAGGAATCGAACCGCCAGGCGGTGCAGCACCAGTCCGGCGGCACGGTCCAGCAAATCCTGGTGCGCAACGGCGACGTGGTGAAGGCCGGCCAGGTGCTGGTGCGCATGAACGCGGTGATGGCGCAGGCGGGCGTACAGGCTACCGAAAGCCAGTACCTGTCGGCCGTGGCGACCGAGGCGCGCCTGGCTGCCGAACGCGACGGCTTGAAGAAGATCGCGTTCCCGGCCGAGCTCGAGGGGCGCCGCGGCGACCCGCGCGTGGCCGAGCTGATCAGCCTGCAGAACGCGCTGCTGGCATCGCGCCAGGCCTCGCTGCAGAGCGAACTGGGCGCGCTCGATGAAAACATCGCCGGCCTGAAGCTGCAGATCCGCGGCCTGGAGGAGTCGCGCGACAGCAAGAAGGAGCAGGTCGCCTTCCTGAAGGAGCAGCTTGCCGGCATGCGTGACCTGGCCAAGGAAGGTTACGTTGCGCGCAACCGCCTGCTCGATCTGGAGCGTACTTATGCCCAGCTGGGCGGATCGATTTCCGAAGACATCGGCAGCATCGGACGCGCCCAGCGCCAGGTGACCGAGCTCAGCTTGCGTAAAGCGCAGCGCATGCAGGACTACCAGAAGGAAGTGCGCACCCAGCTGTCGGAAGTGCAGCGCGAAGCGCAAAGCCAGGGTGCGCGCCTGGACGCACAGCGCTTCGAGCTGTCGAACGTCGAAGTCAAGTCGCCGGCCGACGGCGCCGTGGTCAATCTCGCCGTCTTCACCAATGGCGGGGTGGTGCCGCCCGGCTTCAAGATGATGGACATCGTGCCGACCGACGATCCGCTCATCGTCGAAGGCCACCTGCCGACCAACCTGGTCGACAAGGTACATGCGGGCCTGAAGGTCGAGCTGATGTTCTCGGCATTCAATACCAACCGCACGCCGCACATCGAGGGCGAAGTCACCAACGTGGCCGCCGACCGCAACGTCGACGAGCGCACCGGCATGCCGTACTACATCGTGCACGTGAAGGTGACGCCAGCGGGAGCCAGGATGATTGCCCACCACAAGATGGACATCCGCCCCGGCATGCCGGTGGAATTGTTCGTCAAAACTGGCGAGCGCACCATGATGAACTACCTGCTCAAGCCGCTCATGGACCGTGCGCAGTCGTCGATGAGCGAGGACTGA